TACAGCCTGCAGTGCTACAATCAGCACCAGCTGCTGTCCTTCTTCAACTGGTGAGCGGTGGTGCTTTTCTGAATACAGTTATTCACCTGGTTAGCCAGATAAGACTCCAAACTGTCCATCGATATTGTTACTGTTATCAGTTTCATTTATGAATTCTTCCTAGTTAAGTTCTTTACAATCAAGTTATCCTGTTTGGAAAATAAGGCGTGTAAGTTATTGTATTACTATGGAGAACAAACAAGAACTATAATGCCTCTGAAAGTTGGACTTcagttgtagtggagtaaacaTGGCATTAAAAAACTAGACAAGTAGGAAAGGGGAACATAAATGTTTGCTCCAAATGTCATATGAATTCATTCAATTTCTTTAATTAGTTCACTAAAAAACTAACAGAAGACCACCAAAGTCAGATTGATTTATcttctggggaccatgaatgcCTGTAACAAATTTCAAATTACGCTAGTTGTTAACTCAGAATTGAGTGTATTATTTGCTTTGCGTTTGTTCAGGTTCTACTGGTTGGTCAACCTGAATTCCACTGTGGTGTTTCTGGGCATCGCTTACATCCAGCAGTCTGTGGCCAAAAATCTGGCCTTCCTTATCCCCTTCACCTCTGTGCTGCTGGCTCTAATCGCCATACACATGATGCGGAACAATCTCACCTACAAACCCAAGAAAGGTAACATACTGtgaataaaaagagacaaactATTTCATTATTAAAGTGTTCAGACACACCACATTATTTGTTGTCAGAGGTGTGGACTTTAGTCAGACACAAGTTTGATGTCTTAACAAAATCCAAATAGACATGCAACTTGGAATGGACTTTAACACCATAGTCTTGTAACTTCAATTTAagcttttttgtctttttaacttttctgactttttgaaaatatttgttaGCTTCCGACAAGCCCACATTTTTCACGTATCAAACGACACTTGAATCCGAAGCGTCACTTGTTTGGAACCAATCAAACAGAATCATATCAAATTTCAGGAGAGAGCATTATGAATGTTATGTAACTGAGAaccaatttaaataaaatgataccAAATAAAATATCCTATTTTACAGAGATTATATggtttttaacaaaaaatgaattgctgTATACAAAAGTGTGAAGGTTGTTCCACCTCTTTTTGGATTTTACTCGTAACACCATCATAAACTTGTTACATATCAAACCAATTTAACAATTCATTCAGATTCTTCATGTGTCTTTCATTCTGCAGGTGGATCATTATTGACCACACTGGGAGTTTTCTTGAACTCCATCAGGATGTGCTGCCTCCACTACCGTCACCTGAGTGGAGATGTGGGATCTTGGCTGGACCGGGCCAAAGAGAACAATGGCGGCCGTTACAGTGAGACGCATGTAGAGAACGTCAAAGTCCTGGCCAAGCTCTTCCCTCTTTATGGCCTTCAGCTGCTTTACAGAGCCTGCATCACACAGGTTGTTACATGGAGTACAATGTGGCTTTCTTATGAAGCATTATGTCCATATTCACTTAGGTTGAGTATATGTTTTCTTCAGATTCCTTCAGGTTACTACATACAGACAATGAACTCAAACCTTCACTTGACCAGCCTCCTGTTGCCCATCGGTGCCATGAATGTGATCAGTATCATCCCTCTGCTGCTCTTGGCCCCCCTCATAGAGTGTGTGACCACTTGCTACCTCTCTGTGGAAAAAACTCCTCTGGCACCTGCCAAAGTCATCAGTGAGTATTTCtatgtgcacacatgcacatctcCACTCATGACATGTCATTctaatgtctctctctcttgctcttctgcctccctctttcctcccaTAATTATTCTGCAGACTCCTCTCTTATCACCCCTCCCTGTCCATCCTCCCATTCTAGCTCTGGGCCATGCATGTGCCACTCTATCGGTCTTGGTGGCAGGTTTGTCTGAGCTGCATCGGAAGTCCTACCCTCTGGTGGAGCAGACCCTGTCTGGGAAAGTTCTGCAGGTGTCATCCATGCCGTGTTTCCACCTGGCTCCTCAGTACATCCTGCTAGGTCTCGCAGAGGCTCTCGTCACCCCTGCATGTGAGTAAGGccttaaagaaatgtttaatgCATCAAATCAGAACACACTGACTGAAATCTCTTTCCAACCGTTTCGAAATGCTGCCCTGTATGTCACAAATACACAGCAGGGAGAATGACAAAACGTATCTGCTGTCACTTCCTCTCTGGCAGGCTCACTCATATCTTTCCAGCTGACCCCGAGCCACATCCGGGGTATCTCCCTACACTTCCTCACTCTGTCCTATGGAGGGGGCTGCTTCCTGGCAGCCTTTATCGTTCAGCTGGTGTACTTTCTCTCTGGAGgtaaaattagaaaataaaacgttttcttctaatgagaaatataattggCAATATAATTTggctaaaaaaaaactatgtttTAAGCCTCAGATATGACTGAGGCTGATATGACTGCAGTAATACATGTTCACAGGTAGCTTCTACCCAGACACACTGCATGAGGGGAACCTGGAGAGATTCTTCTTTCTCCTGGCCTCTCTGATGGCGGTTAATACTCTTGTGTTTTGGCGTGTATCTTACAGGTGCAGTATTGTTTAACTACCTACACTACAAGCTGGTTTTCAGGTTATATTATACTATACATTTTGCATATCATAATTTAATGCtcattcttatttattattttccagGTATATAGATCTGAGTGTGCGGGGTAAAGCCCTGGCTATCAGCCCTCTGGCTGAGAAGCTGCTGCATTACAAGGCCTGCCTGCGCTTCTACGACACGGTGGACCGCTCCTACACAACCGCCTCCATCGAGTCTATATTATGAATATCTTCAATATCATCTTGGCTGTTAGTAGCGCTGGCGCTGCATGTGTCAGAGTCGGTGACCTTTTAAACTGAAGTGTATAAATAAGCATGTACATATGTTTGTTCTCCCTTGCTGAAAATGTGGACCGCTATTTATGTGTGGCTTGTACAGGAGAGATTCATTTTGAGGTACATCTGTAAATCAAATTTagaacataaaatgtaaataaaagcacattaaatgaaatgaaatgacacaTATCATTGGAAGATAAAGGCCTTTTATTGAAGTCTTTCAAAGCAAAAATACTGATTGTTTGCGTTGTttgataattaaaaataaaggataGGCATAGCAGTATTTACATTCATCAAGGATTTAAAGAAGTGGCCTTTTTTCCCAACAAAAGCATTAAACAACGTAAAGTATGTTTAACAAATTAATTTCAAAATAGTTAAGgctattatttgtttttttaaagcataaaagttatagaaaaaaatattttgatgtgcatttacatttttagagaaTAGCTTAATTAAAAATTTGTATTTTCAACTATTTATTCATTATCAAATTTGTAATACAAATTTACCCATTCAACCTCAAATATGCACAGTTGCATATGTAAATAGTATTCCTAATTTTGtacatattattttttgttggtTGTATATCCATCTCAATAATTGAAATCCTTATTATGAAATAAGCACAAATGTCTTGGAAGAAATCATGAAATTATGACATTTTAGCCAGACAAGGCTAAACCTTTCTGGTTTCCATGAGGCATACCCAGGCAGAAGGCCTTATTCAGGTTTCTATGACTGAATTATAAACGGCAGGAGGTCGTGCGGCTTTTATTGTGGTTTAGATGTTGCATATTTTCAGAGTTGCACCCAAATCCACTGAAAACCCATGATACAGAGGTTCAGAGAATATGGTCTTGACGTGGTGCAGCCGTGTGAAACTGCCCGAGTCAGAAACACTGTAGAAGCCTAGTGTTCCTGCTTCGTAATCAAGATGTATGCCCACTCTGCGGGAGAGAACTGGAGGAATCTGGCCTTTGTGAAGATTATTGTGCCAAAATGTGCAGCCGGACAATGAGCAGGTTAATTTCCAAGACAGCTCATTGTGGCCAAAACTGCAACTTTTTCCTGAACCCTTTCTTTCAATGCTTCTGTACGACACGGCCAAGTCAACAACGCCCCCATCCCACTCCACCTCCCAGTAGTGGCTGTACTGAAGGCTGTTTTTGCACAGGGCCTGGTGATAGAAGGTGAATCTGTCTGCATGATCAGGGTGAGCCTGGTCCCGGTCACTCCACgatatctctctgtttctgtctgaaAGATAAAGGCATGCAGCCACTGTGTTGGGGTCCACCTCCATGGTGGTGTCTGTGGGAAAAGATGAAACACTTTCAGCTGGTGAAGATGTTCATGTATTTTTGTACTGATATTTGTGAACTAACATCAACCTTACTCTTATATCTGGTCAAAAGATACATCCTTGATAATGTTTTCTCATGAAACGATGGTTCTTTCGACACTGTGATAAAAGGAAACTGGTCATTCTGTGAACACATTAACAGGTAATAAAAAAGCAGATGAATTTTGAGATAGTCTTACACAGATTTTCTTCAGGATGATGCAAtaattctttcttttctttgttgcacatatttttcagtttttttgtctgttcAGAGATGAACTCTGTCAGTGTGTCAGGACTTTCATGTGAGTCTGTGGACACAGGGGGGTCACGCAGGGCCTTGAAACCCTGCAGAGGGCaaacaaataaagtgtgtgACTATCtgcaaaaaggaaatacaaagtCGTCTGTAATCTCAAAATATCATCACCTGCACAAACTGAATGGGGTCCTCTGTGAGCGAAAGCTGGTTAAGTCTATCCTCCCTGCTCCTCAGCTCCGACACTTCACGCTCTACTTGCCCGACACAGATGTTAATCCAGTCCACTCCTGATTTCTCTGCCTCTCCAATTCTTTCTCTCATCTCAGAGCGCTTTTTCTCCACAGAGCGGACCAATGTACGGATGCGTTCCACACACAGTCGCTCAAGGTCATAAGATGCCTCCCATGCAGCATCCTGGTAATGGAAACATGGACCATTTGTGTAATAGCTGATGACATACCATATTCTCAGGCTCCTTCACACTTATTTATTCTGCAACATCAGATTAATAGATAGATGTTTCAGAGGTTTATTTTCCCCCCAATTATTACCATTTCCAAATTCTGTTCAAAATCATTAATTCATCTCATATGTGCAATGTCATGGAAATTGTGGtattattgaaatgtaatattttagttttgtattattaaagaAACAGATGTGTCAAGTAtaaagaagaaatgtgtttataaaaactgCAGATAGAAAGTGGAGGACAGGATCTGGATGGTGTGAGGATAACGATAAGGTTGACCCGTAGTCATCACGTTATCCGTGGGCGTAGATTCCCTCAGGGGTTTTAGTGTGGGAGTTACTGTGCACACAAGGTATCTGGCTCAAAAATCAGTTTTATGTTTATGGTTTTTTTTggtgtaatattttaaaaagctgtatGTCACTCGCTTAAGTATACTCACTCAACACCATGCATGCACAGATTAAAGATTTGTAAGAAAACTGTTTTGTGCATTCGTTGCCTCACCTATAACTCTCTAGATGATAACTGACATAACGTTGTCATGACAGCAATAAGACCACAATTTTGTGTGCTTAAAGGGATCACACGGTTTTTTCTTGCCTTCAAAGAAGtccttacatttttacaaaacctCTCCAGACTCAGCGATTGCTCGGTTTAGATCACAGTGAACATAAAGCATTCAttcacattataaaatgtaatgttcagTGTGTCTGTCGCTGGATGTTTTCAGAAAGACTGCGAATTCCGCTTCCAGAAAGCAACTATTGCCTAACATCCtaacttttcctctttttcaggGGTTCTTTTTTGTCAGCTAGTGAGGCACCTGCAAATGTATTGATGAATAACAGAAAAGTTAAATGATAAACTCACTCTTATAGAGTCTGCAGCCTGCCTCAGCTCCATTATCTTACTCTCGGAATGCAGCAGTCTATCTGCAATTTTCTGTTTAGTTTGCTCCAGTTGTCTCtgttgaaacacaaacatttgagaTCATCTTTGGTTATAACAGACTAGGCTTCATATGAATTAAGCATGTCGCTGGACTGAATTACCTGCATTTGACACTTTTCTGCTGACACTGCCACAGTGTCATGCCCTTTGTGCTCATCCATCGCACACAGCAGGCAGATGAACTGCTGATCCGTGCGGCAGTAAATCTCCCGGAGTTTGTCATGATGGCCACAGATTCTGTCTTTGACCCATGCAGAGGCTTTGAtcagattgtgtttttttaagggggGCACTTGAAGGTGAGGCTTCAGATGAGTCTCACAGTAAGAGGCCAAACACACGAGACAGAACATgcaagcttttctttttctccctgtgCAGGCGTCACACTGCCCATCACCAGTAGCAGCGTGAGTGCTATTATCAGCTTGTTCactgtttgtcttcctgtgCTCCTCCAGCAGGGCAGCCAGGAGAGTGTTCCTCTTCAGATCAGGCCTCGGGCAGAAAGTCTGCCTGCATTGAGGGCAACTGTAGCTCTTTCCTCTTTCATTATGTCCATCCCAGAAGTTATTAATGCATTTCATACAGTAACTGTGTCCACAGGACGTTGTCACCGGATCCTCCAGTAGCTGTAAACAGATAGAGCAGTCAAACAAATCCTCACTGTTAGCCATTTTGTGCTGCTAAGAATGGCGAGTTAGTTTCACTTTTCCTGGAAAGGAGGAGTGGCTTCTAACCGACAGCTTGTTGTCACTGATTGTGCTGACTGTTCTGTGGGAGTGTCAGTGTGAGAGCAGTAGCCTACATAACCTTACTAGAGTCAAAGAGGTCTCAAAGACTAattgttctttacttgagtgGCCTTCTTTTCCAAAATAGTACTTTATACGTCTATTCTAAGAATTAAGGGGCAGATATTTTAGCCTTAGTTTAACAACACtattaatttacaaaaatgtaaattgtcTGTATGTAGTATTCAAAGGaatctgaaaaaatacataCTCTTAGCCCCTGAGCATATGATAAAACATTGAGAATTatttacaaacaaaatacaataaataatacacttaAAATGATGGGTCGACTTTAAATctctataaatgtatttatatacagtatttgtagCACAACTATACATCATCTACAAATGGCCTACAAACAAATGTtgccataaaaaaaatgtacttgacatttctgtttgttaacTTAAACTTGACACAAAACATCTTCATTTAGTCAAATACCTTGTCTTTTATTGAAACTGTGTTGTAATATTATTTGTTAGAATAAAATGAAgcttttgaattttttttattgattataaaCATGAAACACATGACAAAGCTAGAGGAGTTTGActtatacatttacataaaattgCTTTACTTAATAAGTCTTTCACATTCACATGCATACAATGAGGAGTTTACACTTTCCATTACAGGATGAAAAACACGTTAGATACACAACAAAACCACACATCTGTCTCATTATGGTATGGttattttcagcatttctttctagcaaaaaacatttgaaaggatAGAaccaaacaatattttttaaatgaaaaatgtattagcacttatatttaaacacaaactaaaaatgaaCATCCTTCACTCAAGCACACCTTTGCAGGTCCTTgaggatgttttattttattttggacacACTATCCTGGCTGTGGCCCATCTGGAGACCATGAGGCCGAGGTACAGAGGCTGAGAGAATGTGGTGCTGACTCTGTGAAGGAGCGTCATTTCACCACAGTCAGACACG
Above is a genomic segment from Eleginops maclovinus isolate JMC-PN-2008 ecotype Puerto Natales chromosome 2, JC_Emac_rtc_rv5, whole genome shotgun sequence containing:
- the slc15a5 gene encoding solute carrier family 15 member 5, which produces MVIGDPNKLPDGRGQLRRHSRAPRPDRAPRPDHGPPRKSRKKLQVIICVLLVELCERFTFFGIVCNTILFCTVKLGYDNYLAATVNLCFIGASTLTPVLVGWFAETCLGRSKVLYICSFLHFFGTVMLPVVAFPFEDFYIDTHHRTHQLKPLDQQILFYTGLLAVALGIGGIRAILCPIGAYSLQCYNQHQLLSFFNWFYWLVNLNSTVVFLGIAYIQQSVAKNLAFLIPFTSVLLALIAIHMMRNNLTYKPKKGGSLLTTLGVFLNSIRMCCLHYRHLSGDVGSWLDRAKENNGGRYSETHVENVKVLAKLFPLYGLQLLYRACITQIPSGYYIQTMNSNLHLTSLLLPIGAMNVISIIPLLLLAPLIECVTTCYLSVEKTPLAPAKVITLGHACATLSVLVAGLSELHRKSYPLVEQTLSGKVLQVSSMPCFHLAPQYILLGLAEALVTPACSLISFQLTPSHIRGISLHFLTLSYGGGCFLAAFIVQLVYFLSGGSFYPDTLHEGNLERFFFLLASLMAVNTLVFWRVSYRYIDLSVRGKALAISPLAEKLLHYKACLRFYDTVDRSYTTASIESIL
- the LOC134878421 gene encoding E3 ubiquitin/ISG15 ligase TRIM25-like, with protein sequence MAECSTEPDPLSCLICFDRLKSPVTLHCGHSYCMDCVNGYWDQENNHGVYSCPQCRRTFSPRPELNKNTVLASLAGKVSGPEAPTPPVKDEVGPGDVECDFCTVRKLKAVKSCLVCLASYCATHLEPHYVSEAFKRHKLVETSSSIQEKICPKHDKLLEVYCRTDGQCICLLCVMDEHKGHDTVSAAAERKDKQKKFGKNKLRYLKGIQKKEKQLQQLKQKMNALQGSGDAAIDQNEKAFAEIVAMADERRCAIKELIRVQQKAAVSRAEAFVDRLEKDISKLREGEDQLKQLSLTEDHILFLQLLEDPVTTSCGHSYCMKCINNFWDGHNERGKSYSCPQCRQTFCPRPDLKRNTLLAALLEEHRKTNSEQADNSTHAATGDGQCDACTGRKRKACMFCLVCLASYCETHLKPHLQVPPLKKHNLIKASAWVKDRICGHHDKLREIYCRTDQQFICLLCAMDEHKGHDTVAVSAEKCQMQRQLEQTKQKIADRLLHSESKIMELRQAADSIRDAAWEASYDLERLCVERIRTLVRSVEKKRSEMRERIGEAEKSGVDWINICVGQVEREVSELRSREDRLNQLSLTEDPIQFVQGFKALRDPPVSTDSHESPDTLTEFISEQTKKLKNMCNKEKKELLHHPEENLLSKEPSFHEKTLSRMYLLTRYKNTTMEVDPNTVAACLYLSDRNREISWSDRDQAHPDHADRFTFYHQALCKNSLQYSHYWEVEWDGGVVDLAVSYRSIERKGSGKSCSFGHNELSWKLTCSLSGCTFWHNNLHKGQIPPVLSRRVGIHLDYEAGTLGFYSVSDSGSFTRLHHVKTIFSEPLYHGFSVDLGATLKICNI